A genomic region of Zea mays cultivar B73 chromosome 6, Zm-B73-REFERENCE-NAM-5.0, whole genome shotgun sequence contains the following coding sequences:
- the LOC100276845 gene encoding uncharacterized protein isoform X1 produces MFPTARTMTPSRRRRKGSGRRWRLPAPAPGFKPPIRPSQDQTSILNQQIDEIRQHGWEDLFEDTKSFCIQYNIIVPNMLDTTTARGRSRGRGVATASVERAFLSMNIIKTELRNKTGDKWLNHRMVCYIERDIFTSIDDAKILDYFQGMRTRRVNLPRTSGSGARSTDVDVDMIHLEGATS; encoded by the exons ATGTTCCCGACCGCGAGGACCATGACACCGAGCAGGAGACGGAGGAAGGGGagcgggaggcggtggcggttacCCGCGCCTGCACCTGGCTTCAAGCCTCCGATCCGCCCAAG CCAAGATCAAACATCAATTCTCAACCAACAAATTGATGAAATTAGACAACATGGATGGGAAGATCTCTTTGAGGATACTAAATCATTTTGTATTCAATATAATATCATTGTGCCAAACATGTTGGATACAACCACTGCTAGAGGTCGCTCAAGAGGTCGTGGAG TGGCAACAGCATCTGTGGAGAGAGCTTTCTTATCTATGAATATCATTAAAACTGAGTTGCGGAATAAGACAGGAGACAAATGGCTTAACCATCGTATGGTGTGTTATATTGAGAGGGATATATTTACAAGCATTGATGATGCAAAGATATTGGATTATTTTCAAGGCATGAGAACCCGCAGGGTGAATCTACCTCGTACTAGTG GTTCTGGAGCAAGAAGCACTGATGTTGATGTTGATATGATACATTTGGAAGGAGCTACATCATAA
- the LOC100276845 gene encoding uncharacterized protein isoform X2: MKLVSVKSQDQTSILNQQIDEIRQHGWEDLFEDTKSFCIQYNIIVPNMLDTTTARGRSRGRGVATASVERAFLSMNIIKTELRNKTGDKWLNHRMVCYIERDIFTSIDDAKILDYFQGMRTRRVNLPRTSGSGARSTDVDVDMIHLEGATS; the protein is encoded by the exons ATGAAACTGGTATCTGTCAAGAG CCAAGATCAAACATCAATTCTCAACCAACAAATTGATGAAATTAGACAACATGGATGGGAAGATCTCTTTGAGGATACTAAATCATTTTGTATTCAATATAATATCATTGTGCCAAACATGTTGGATACAACCACTGCTAGAGGTCGCTCAAGAGGTCGTGGAG TGGCAACAGCATCTGTGGAGAGAGCTTTCTTATCTATGAATATCATTAAAACTGAGTTGCGGAATAAGACAGGAGACAAATGGCTTAACCATCGTATGGTGTGTTATATTGAGAGGGATATATTTACAAGCATTGATGATGCAAAGATATTGGATTATTTTCAAGGCATGAGAACCCGCAGGGTGAATCTACCTCGTACTAGTG GTTCTGGAGCAAGAAGCACTGATGTTGATGTTGATATGATACATTTGGAAGGAGCTACATCATAA